The nucleotide sequence CCACCGCGCTTAAAGATCTGCAAATAGGGGAACTTCTCCGCAAAAAACAATTCAGGTTCTTATTCGATGTGCAAAGAGGCGGAGATGTGAATCTTGTTTATACCAAGGGAAATCTGGTCGTAAAATCGAAGACAAAAGCATTAAGTTCCGGTAATATAGGGGAGATTGTGGACGTATTTTCTCATTCCAAAGAAGGAAAAATTTCCGCAAGAGTAGTGGAGAAGGGCATAGTCCTTTTAGAAAATTGATATGATCCGAAGCCTAAAATTTTTACTTCCCGCTTTATTTTTATCCGGAATGATCGCGCTCTTTGCTCAGGATCTTTCTCAATGGCAGGATAAGAATCCTTACTCCAGAAGCCAGAATCTGAGAGTGGGATCCGCTATATTCGTAAAATTGAAAGAAGGTTTTACCGCCGAGTTCGAGATCGAATCCACTGCGGATGAGAATATCACGATCAAGGCAGTTCCCGATAAAAAAGTGATCCCTGATAATCCTGCGTATAATACGGACCGCACGATCGTTCGTAAGAATAAAGGTAAGATCAAGTCACTCGGAAAATTGAAAGGAAATCTAACCGCTGTTGTGACTGCAGTGGATGCGAATACAGGACTTTTGACCTTGCAAGGACAACGTTCCTCTACGTACAATGGGGAACCTTCCCAAGTAATTTTGACCGGAAGACTGTCTCCGGAATTTATTGCGAGAGATAATTCCGTGGATGCGGACCGTATTGCGGATTTGCAGATCCAATTTACCGGTAGGATCGAACCGAAAAATCTACAGCCTCCTATTACTTTAAAGACGATCAATAATCCTGATGGAACGGTGACTGTCAAAGCCGAACTTTCGGAAGAAGAAAAACAAAGATATATTCTGGAACAATTGAACCGTTTATTGGGAGAGTCCAGATGAAAAAAGTAGTTTTACTTTTTATAATATTCTCGGTATCACTTTCCGCGGGCGAAGTCCGTTTGAAAGATTTGGCTAAAATAGAAGGGATCAGAGATAATCAGATAACGGGATACGGGATCGTGGTCGGGCTTCCGGGAACCGGGGATTCTAAAACTCCGATGACCAGCGAGAGTATGAAAAATTACCTCAAGAACCTGGGAGTGGATGCGAATCTAAAGCCGGAACAGACTAAAAACATCGCATCCGTATTAATCACCGCTAATATTCCTTCTTATGCGCGTAAAGGAGATAGGTTGGACGTGACTGTTTCTTCTATCGGAGATGCAAAATCGTTGGAAGGAGGAGTTCTTCTCCAGTCTCCTTTAAAAACAGCGAACGACAAAATTTATGCTGTTGCAAGCGGTGTGATCTCTTTCGGCGGAAAAGAAAATAGC is from Leptospira sp. WS58.C1 and encodes:
- a CDS encoding flagellar basal body L-ring protein FlgH, which gives rise to MIRSLKFLLPALFLSGMIALFAQDLSQWQDKNPYSRSQNLRVGSAIFVKLKEGFTAEFEIESTADENITIKAVPDKKVIPDNPAYNTDRTIVRKNKGKIKSLGKLKGNLTAVVTAVDANTGLLTLQGQRSSTYNGEPSQVILTGRLSPEFIARDNSVDADRIADLQIQFTGRIEPKNLQPPITLKTINNPDGTVTVKAELSEEEKQRYILEQLNRLLGESR